Proteins from one Pantoea cypripedii genomic window:
- a CDS encoding GAF domain-containing protein: MKKRELRDFFWKINNLDLHCEDVWSETYKIVSALYGIKILSVLYYLQNDKSFLSLFTSENRVHAAGVKMKYKKNEWSSRTLQHAEEVTFNDKMTILEQFEKGALLISLGYQATLSIPVLHQNKVVGVVNFVNEKDHFNDEWMADIRSVIKILLPYILDSGLRRKRAELWGAITELV, translated from the coding sequence ATGAAAAAGAGAGAGTTAAGGGATTTCTTCTGGAAGATTAATAATCTGGATTTGCATTGTGAAGATGTCTGGTCTGAAACGTATAAAATAGTGTCAGCATTGTATGGTATTAAGATTCTTTCAGTACTTTATTATCTTCAGAATGATAAGTCATTTCTTAGTCTTTTTACCAGTGAGAATCGCGTTCATGCAGCAGGTGTAAAAATGAAATACAAAAAGAACGAATGGAGTTCTCGAACGCTGCAGCATGCCGAGGAAGTAACTTTCAATGACAAAATGACAATACTTGAGCAATTTGAGAAGGGGGCACTATTGATTTCACTTGGATATCAAGCCACTTTATCAATCCCTGTTCTGCATCAGAACAAAGTCGTTGGCGTGGTCAATTTTGTCAATGAGAAAGACCATTTTAATGATGAATGGATGGCCGATATCCGTTCGGTTATAAAAATATTATTACCCTATATACTCGATTCTGGTCTAAGAAGAAAACGCGCAGAATTATGGGGTGCCATAACAGAGTTAGTTTAA
- a CDS encoding ABC transporter permease: MNEYLSYLSFGNGGWAKPILSGALLTIELAVTTLPFGVIFGLLLANGMLSQKKAVRRFCVAYGTVFRALPELLTIFIIYYGSQLAIKTACDFMGWETPQINGFIAGLLALGVVFAAFSCEIFYTAFKTIPKGQYEASYALGLTAKTSYFRVTLPQIWRIALPGLGNIWLVLLKDTSLVSVIALADLMRQTYVAVNSTKEPFFFYALACAIYLIFSSFSGVVLSILERRANRYYTRG; the protein is encoded by the coding sequence ATGAATGAATACCTGAGTTATCTTTCATTCGGGAATGGAGGATGGGCGAAGCCCATCCTTTCCGGGGCACTGTTGACGATCGAACTTGCAGTTACCACGCTGCCGTTTGGCGTGATTTTCGGGCTGCTACTGGCGAATGGGATGCTGAGTCAGAAGAAAGCAGTACGACGCTTCTGTGTTGCTTATGGAACAGTATTTCGGGCATTGCCTGAGTTGTTGACCATTTTCATTATCTATTACGGCTCACAACTCGCGATTAAGACGGCATGTGATTTTATGGGCTGGGAAACGCCACAGATCAACGGGTTTATTGCAGGGTTACTCGCATTGGGCGTGGTATTTGCTGCCTTTTCCTGCGAGATTTTTTATACCGCGTTTAAAACTATCCCAAAGGGGCAATATGAAGCTTCCTATGCTCTCGGTCTGACGGCGAAGACCAGTTATTTTCGTGTGACGCTTCCTCAGATATGGCGAATTGCGCTACCGGGCCTCGGTAATATCTGGCTGGTGCTGCTGAAGGATACATCATTGGTTTCTGTTATCGCCTTAGCTGATTTGATGAGGCAGACCTATGTGGCCGTCAACTCGACAAAGGAGCCTTTTTTCTTTTACGCCCTGGCTTGTGCGATTTACCTGATTTTTTCATCATTTTCTGGTGTTGTTCTCAGCATACTGGAACGCAGAGCTAACCGGTATTACACAAGGGGATAA
- a CDS encoding amidohydrolase family protein, translating into MKKNELVLGRVHTQPTVPLPEKAYDCHVHIFGPYERYPLTENRSYTPAQATVHDLEKHQYILGLERVVLVQPSIYGTDNSCLLNALRVLGPDIARGIAVVDKTTTPETLYEYKAAGVKGIRLNLSAAGSDITQSREELRFAKKITNEMEWHLQLFAPYSTLIALRDELEALKCQTILDHFAGVTFKPGSGLKTLPELTDLYANANIIIKLAAPYIVSTDPDHNFFRDLIGSLASINPDRLIWGSNWPHPSGGIGLAEKNAHSPFRDINDGHIIDTFYDWIGDRDLTRKIFSLNPDKLFNH; encoded by the coding sequence ATGAAAAAAAATGAGCTTGTATTGGGCAGAGTTCATACCCAACCCACCGTACCTTTACCAGAGAAAGCATATGACTGCCATGTGCATATTTTCGGCCCTTACGAACGATATCCACTCACAGAAAACCGTAGCTATACACCCGCACAAGCCACTGTTCATGATTTAGAGAAACATCAGTATATCCTCGGTCTTGAAAGAGTCGTACTGGTTCAGCCCAGCATTTATGGCACTGATAATAGTTGTCTTTTAAATGCGCTCAGAGTCCTTGGTCCCGATATTGCCCGTGGCATTGCAGTTGTTGATAAGACAACAACCCCAGAAACGTTATATGAATATAAAGCAGCTGGTGTCAAAGGGATCCGCCTCAATCTGTCTGCTGCAGGGTCAGATATTACTCAATCTCGTGAGGAACTTAGATTTGCTAAAAAGATTACCAATGAAATGGAGTGGCATTTGCAGCTATTCGCCCCCTACTCTACTCTCATTGCTCTGCGTGATGAACTCGAAGCGTTAAAGTGCCAAACGATACTTGATCATTTTGCAGGGGTAACGTTTAAGCCCGGTAGCGGCTTGAAAACACTCCCGGAATTAACTGATTTATACGCAAACGCCAACATTATAATAAAACTCGCTGCACCCTATATTGTTTCTACAGACCCCGATCACAACTTTTTTCGTGACTTAATAGGCTCTTTAGCGAGTATAAACCCGGACAGGTTGATATGGGGTTCGAACTGGCCGCACCCCTCTGGTGGTATCGGGTTGGCAGAGAAGAATGCTCATTCGCCATTCAGAGATATCAATGATGGCCATATCATCGATACATTTTACGATTGGATTGGAGACCGTGACCTGACAAGAAAAATATTCTCTCTTAATCCGGACAAACTATTCAATCATTAA
- a CDS encoding aspartate aminotransferase family protein — protein sequence MSQSFSTTAGMQNGFDVARVNELNAHERDIVTRREALLGPSYKLMYEHPVEFVRGEGVFLYDAQGHAYLDCYNNVPSVGHCNPAVVEAVSAQIATLNTHTRYMSENILNYSAQLLNTFEPELGHVMYTCTGSEAVDLSLRIAKFFTGGTGIIVTDYAYHGITTTVAAISTTMGKYVPVDQHVRTVRAPDAYRVSEDVDVGQRLADDIEAAIADMERHGIKFAGFIADSIFSTDGLLTTPTGFLQKAIEVVHKHGGVYIADEVQPGFARTGSHMWGYQRHDIKPDLVVMGKPMGNGLPIAAVVAKPELLADFGRKVRYFNTFAGNPVCIAAAQAVLDEIQNKNLMDNSRILGDYLLHGFRTIAENYSQVGDVRGAGLYHAIEFVKNPDSKEADGELTRKVVSELRERRILISTTGKNENSLKIRPLLTFNQDNADHLLNQFEDTLKAIIG from the coding sequence ATGTCCCAGTCTTTTTCTACCACTGCTGGCATGCAGAATGGCTTTGATGTTGCTCGTGTCAATGAGCTGAACGCACATGAGCGTGATATCGTCACCCGTCGTGAGGCTCTGCTTGGGCCATCCTACAAATTGATGTATGAACATCCGGTTGAGTTCGTCCGTGGTGAGGGTGTGTTTCTGTATGACGCGCAAGGTCATGCGTATCTTGATTGCTACAACAATGTGCCTTCAGTCGGTCATTGTAACCCGGCGGTGGTAGAGGCGGTTTCTGCACAGATTGCCACATTGAATACCCACACCCGGTATATGAGCGAGAATATCCTCAATTATTCAGCTCAGCTTTTGAATACCTTTGAACCTGAACTTGGCCACGTCATGTATACCTGCACGGGTAGCGAAGCAGTAGACCTTTCACTGCGCATTGCCAAATTTTTCACTGGTGGCACGGGTATCATTGTGACGGATTATGCCTACCACGGCATAACCACGACGGTTGCAGCTATCTCAACGACGATGGGCAAATATGTGCCGGTCGATCAACACGTCAGAACCGTCCGTGCGCCTGATGCGTATCGTGTCTCTGAAGATGTGGATGTGGGACAGCGACTGGCAGATGATATTGAAGCTGCAATCGCCGATATGGAGCGGCATGGCATCAAATTCGCGGGTTTTATTGCCGACAGTATATTTTCAACGGATGGCCTGCTGACCACCCCCACGGGTTTTCTCCAGAAAGCTATTGAGGTTGTGCACAAACATGGTGGGGTTTACATTGCGGATGAGGTTCAGCCAGGTTTTGCACGTACTGGTTCTCATATGTGGGGTTACCAGCGGCATGACATAAAACCGGATCTGGTGGTGATGGGTAAGCCTATGGGAAATGGTTTGCCTATCGCTGCGGTGGTGGCGAAACCAGAATTGCTTGCTGACTTCGGCCGCAAGGTTCGCTACTTCAACACCTTTGCCGGAAATCCGGTTTGTATCGCAGCAGCTCAGGCTGTACTTGATGAGATCCAGAACAAAAATCTGATGGATAATTCCCGCATCCTCGGTGACTATCTGTTGCATGGCTTCCGTACCATCGCGGAGAATTACTCACAGGTAGGTGATGTACGAGGTGCAGGTCTTTATCATGCGATTGAGTTTGTGAAAAATCCAGACAGCAAAGAAGCGGATGGCGAACTGACGCGCAAAGTCGTGAGTGAATTGCGCGAGCGACGCATTCTGATCAGCACCACTGGAAAAAATGAAAACAGCCTCAAGATTCGACCATTACTGACTTTCAATCAGGACAATGCAGACCATCTGTTAAACCAGTTTGAAGACACACTGAAGGCCATCATCGGTTAG
- a CDS encoding amino acid ABC transporter permease translates to MNFDLNIFLQYALHPSHTYLYGLWLTCIIALTSVVLGAAIGMLAALCRMSANRLFQYPVRFYIWVIRGTPLLVQILFLYTALAAGNVYRFEDIYFGEFVLPGNIQAAIVALSISEGAFMAEIIRAGLLSIDKGQYEAAKALGMTYPRLMRRIIFPQSMKVIIPGMGNQVNVLLKNTTLVSVIGVPELMLSTQMITSATFRVFELYLLLTIYFLILTSLWSLVQRRLEQHYARSERFTDPA, encoded by the coding sequence ATGAATTTTGATCTCAATATTTTTCTGCAATATGCATTGCACCCAAGCCATACCTACCTTTACGGGTTATGGTTAACCTGCATTATCGCCCTGACGTCCGTTGTGCTTGGCGCAGCTATTGGGATGTTAGCTGCATTATGTCGAATGTCGGCAAACCGTTTATTTCAATATCCAGTCCGTTTTTATATTTGGGTAATCAGAGGTACACCTCTCCTTGTGCAAATTTTGTTCCTTTATACTGCTCTTGCTGCAGGTAATGTATATCGGTTTGAAGATATTTACTTTGGGGAATTTGTGCTCCCTGGGAATATACAGGCGGCCATTGTAGCGTTATCAATCAGTGAAGGTGCATTTATGGCAGAGATTATCCGTGCCGGGTTGCTTTCTATAGATAAGGGCCAATATGAAGCAGCAAAAGCTTTAGGTATGACATATCCAAGATTGATGCGACGTATTATTTTCCCACAATCTATGAAGGTAATCATCCCTGGAATGGGAAATCAGGTAAATGTTTTATTAAAAAACACCACGCTTGTTAGTGTTATTGGTGTCCCGGAATTAATGTTGAGTACTCAAATGATCACTTCCGCGACATTCAGGGTATTTGAACTGTACCTTTTACTGACGATTTATTTTCTTATCCTGACGTCGTTATGGAGTCTGGTTCAGCGCAGACTTGAACAACATTATGCCAGGTCTGAGCGTTTTACTGATCCTGCATAA
- a CDS encoding ABC transporter permease, with protein MFELLQEYGPRMLNGLGLTFNIVLTSVLIGAVLSLVILVLRMSGSSVLKPLAVMYIYFFRGTPLLAQTFLVYYGAGQFRHELQQLGIWWFFREAYWCTVFTFALNTAAYQAEIWRGAIQSVPQGQREAIHALGLTRASGFLKVIFPQAAIVALRPLGNELVLMMKSSAIASTITVMEVMGTTAMAFSRTFDFQVYFWAAIIYLVIVEVIRRLVLLISNRLSKHMIGA; from the coding sequence ATGTTTGAGTTGTTGCAGGAATATGGTCCCCGCATGCTGAATGGGCTTGGGCTGACGTTCAATATTGTTCTGACTTCAGTATTAATCGGTGCAGTATTATCGCTGGTAATTCTGGTTTTACGTATGTCGGGTTCATCGGTGCTTAAGCCACTTGCTGTGATGTATATCTATTTTTTTCGCGGCACACCGCTACTGGCTCAGACCTTCCTGGTTTATTACGGTGCGGGTCAGTTCAGGCATGAACTTCAACAGCTGGGTATATGGTGGTTTTTCCGTGAGGCTTACTGGTGTACCGTTTTTACCTTCGCATTGAACACTGCTGCTTATCAGGCTGAAATCTGGCGGGGTGCTATTCAGTCGGTGCCTCAGGGGCAGCGCGAAGCTATTCACGCCCTTGGCTTAACGCGTGCCTCTGGTTTCTTAAAGGTCATTTTTCCTCAGGCCGCGATTGTCGCGCTGCGGCCACTGGGCAATGAACTGGTGCTAATGATGAAATCATCAGCGATTGCCAGCACCATCACTGTAATGGAAGTGATGGGTACAACGGCGATGGCCTTTTCTCGCACATTCGATTTTCAGGTCTATTTTTGGGCTGCAATTATCTACCTGGTGATCGTTGAAGTCATTCGTCGTCTGGTGCTGCTGATCAGCAACCGGCTGTCAAAACATATGATCGGAGCCTGA
- a CDS encoding amino acid ABC transporter ATP-binding protein has translation MNRETIVIDARDIKKTYGKSVVLKSVSLSVKLGEVVVLIGASGSGKTTFIRCINQLEDIQAGEIYIHGNRIGFRQRASGSWMKDSERNIARQRLDVGMVFQRFNLFPHMTALENVIEAPTQVLRIPKEKAIQEAKSLLKRVGLADRENHYPAQLSGGQQQRVAIARALAMKPDVLLFDEPTSALDPEMVGEVLQVMKTLAEEGMTMIVVTHEMGFARDVANRVVVLDKGELIEEGSPEDIFSNPKHPRTRSFLSRVLPDGGF, from the coding sequence ATGAATCGGGAAACTATAGTTATAGATGCCAGAGATATAAAAAAAACCTATGGAAAATCTGTGGTTCTGAAGTCTGTATCATTATCTGTGAAACTGGGTGAAGTTGTAGTGCTCATTGGTGCCTCAGGTTCCGGTAAAACAACTTTTATCCGCTGCATAAACCAGCTGGAAGATATTCAGGCAGGCGAAATCTACATTCATGGTAATCGTATCGGTTTTCGACAGAGGGCTTCTGGAAGCTGGATGAAAGACTCAGAGCGTAACATTGCCCGGCAACGTCTGGATGTTGGTATGGTATTTCAGCGGTTCAACCTATTCCCACACATGACGGCTCTGGAAAACGTGATTGAAGCACCTACTCAGGTGCTACGTATTCCGAAGGAGAAAGCAATTCAGGAAGCAAAATCGTTATTAAAACGTGTCGGGTTGGCCGACCGTGAAAATCATTATCCCGCACAGCTTTCGGGCGGGCAGCAGCAGAGAGTTGCAATCGCGCGGGCATTGGCAATGAAACCAGATGTGTTGCTTTTCGATGAACCCACCAGTGCCCTTGACCCCGAAATGGTTGGCGAAGTGTTGCAGGTAATGAAGACGCTAGCTGAAGAGGGGATGACGATGATTGTGGTGACTCATGAAATGGGATTTGCCAGAGATGTTGCTAATCGTGTGGTTGTCCTTGATAAAGGCGAGTTGATAGAAGAAGGCTCTCCTGAAGACATTTTTAGCAATCCTAAACATCCAAGAACACGTTCATTTCTTTCAAGGGTGCTACCAGATGGAGGCTTTTAA
- a CDS encoding lysine/arginine/ornithine ABC transporter substrate-binding protein: MFVLKSIVAGIILVGSLSSPAVMAKEWNEIRIATEGTYKPFSYIADGKLTGFDVDIANALCEKMKAKCTIVSQEWDGMIPGLMSGKYDAIVASMSITPEREKKIDFSDKYYATPARFITTKDSDIKETTPESLKGKTVGVQVSTAQATYLEDKYKGTDIKMYKTVDDADMDLANGRIDLVFSDAAILSDWMKSSDGLCCHFVGTEVRDQQYFGVGKGVGVRKSDSDLRDQFNAAIKAIIADGTFDRINKKYFDFSIK, translated from the coding sequence ATGTTTGTTCTTAAATCAATTGTTGCAGGGATTATCTTAGTGGGAAGTCTGTCTTCTCCGGCAGTAATGGCTAAAGAATGGAATGAAATCCGCATCGCCACTGAAGGAACCTATAAACCATTCAGTTACATAGCAGACGGTAAATTGACTGGGTTTGACGTCGACATCGCCAATGCATTGTGTGAAAAAATGAAGGCAAAATGTACCATTGTTTCGCAGGAGTGGGATGGAATGATCCCCGGGTTGATGTCAGGAAAGTATGATGCCATCGTGGCCAGTATGTCGATCACGCCTGAACGTGAGAAGAAAATTGACTTCTCCGATAAATATTACGCAACACCAGCACGCTTTATTACCACCAAAGACAGCGACATTAAAGAAACTACGCCAGAATCGCTGAAAGGAAAGACGGTAGGTGTCCAGGTCTCCACTGCCCAGGCTACTTACCTTGAAGATAAATATAAAGGTACTGACATCAAGATGTATAAAACTGTTGATGATGCAGATATGGATCTTGCCAATGGTCGAATCGACCTGGTTTTTTCAGATGCAGCCATTCTTTCAGACTGGATGAAGTCTTCAGATGGGCTCTGCTGTCATTTTGTAGGAACAGAAGTTCGCGACCAACAATACTTTGGGGTTGGGAAAGGGGTTGGGGTTAGAAAATCTGATTCCGACTTGCGCGACCAGTTCAATGCGGCCATTAAAGCTATCATTGCAGACGGAACCTTTGACCGTATTAATAAGAAATATTTCGATTTTTCAATCAAGTAA
- a CDS encoding amino acid ABC transporter ATP-binding protein, translating to MVSPERQKLIVQFYGVNKWYGDYAALRNIELTVSQGEIVIVCGPSGSGKSTLIRCVNGLEKYQEGKIVVNGTDVGVTRSGDDKVRCETGMVFQNFNLFPHMTALENCMLAPKSVLKISTAEAQERAEKFLTKVGMSHKMDHYPSQLSGGQQQRVAIARALCMSPLVLLLDEPTSALDPEMVKEVLDVLLSLAESGITMMCVTHEMDFARKAADRVVFMDQGEIVEINTPDVFFTCPASERARQFVGQISH from the coding sequence ATGGTTTCACCAGAAAGACAGAAACTTATCGTGCAGTTCTATGGTGTTAATAAGTGGTATGGGGACTATGCAGCGTTGCGCAATATCGAATTGACTGTCAGTCAGGGTGAGATAGTTATTGTATGTGGTCCATCGGGAAGTGGAAAATCTACATTAATTCGTTGCGTTAATGGGCTGGAAAAATACCAGGAAGGAAAAATTGTGGTGAATGGCACTGATGTCGGTGTAACACGTAGCGGGGATGATAAGGTCAGATGTGAAACCGGTATGGTGTTTCAGAACTTCAATTTATTCCCACATATGACCGCACTTGAAAACTGTATGCTCGCACCGAAGTCAGTATTGAAAATTTCTACAGCTGAGGCGCAGGAACGTGCTGAAAAATTCCTGACCAAAGTGGGCATGTCACACAAAATGGACCATTATCCCAGTCAACTGTCGGGTGGCCAGCAGCAGCGTGTCGCCATTGCCCGTGCTCTCTGCATGTCTCCCTTAGTGCTACTGCTGGATGAACCGACGTCTGCTCTTGATCCTGAAATGGTAAAGGAGGTGCTGGATGTTCTGTTGTCACTGGCTGAAAGCGGGATAACCATGATGTGTGTTACCCACGAGATGGATTTTGCGCGTAAGGCGGCTGACAGAGTTGTCTTTATGGACCAGGGGGAAATAGTGGAAATAAATACACCAGACGTTTTTTTCACTTGTCCCGCATCTGAACGTGCTCGCCAGTTTGTTGGGCAAATTTCACACTAA
- a CDS encoding ABC transporter substrate-binding protein, translating to MSKFGRIGKLICTILAVSTPSLVMAKEYSLPERLAMSSQITYCSPMDVPPLTFYDENSTPSGLTVEIANRIAKDMGNKKVVWKIIPFSGMIPALLASQCDMIVAQLFDKPERRQVIDIVNYMESSQAIVVAMNNPKKIATLDDLSGKKVAVNNGSTIKTLLDKQSDAFVKAGKPPINIVIFPSDGEAFQALRLGQVDAHGTTMEAAGYYETISKGTFKTAVPAFNKILTGFGIRKEDQQLSAAVHDILTSMQQDGSYQSAFRKWNIEGDRLPQGKL from the coding sequence ATGAGTAAATTTGGTCGTATTGGAAAGCTTATTTGTACAATTCTGGCAGTAAGCACACCTTCTTTAGTAATGGCAAAGGAGTACTCATTACCTGAACGTCTGGCCATGAGTAGTCAGATTACTTATTGCTCTCCGATGGATGTACCTCCGCTGACGTTTTATGATGAAAATTCCACACCCTCAGGTCTGACCGTGGAGATAGCTAATCGGATTGCAAAGGATATGGGTAACAAAAAGGTTGTATGGAAAATCATTCCCTTCTCAGGAATGATCCCGGCTTTACTCGCATCTCAATGTGACATGATAGTTGCACAGCTTTTTGATAAACCAGAACGCCGACAGGTCATTGACATTGTTAATTATATGGAGTCCAGTCAGGCAATAGTTGTCGCAATGAATAATCCGAAGAAGATCGCGACATTAGACGATTTAAGTGGGAAAAAAGTCGCTGTAAATAACGGCTCTACCATTAAAACATTACTGGATAAGCAAAGTGATGCTTTTGTAAAAGCAGGAAAACCGCCCATTAATATTGTGATTTTCCCATCTGATGGTGAAGCTTTTCAGGCACTACGATTGGGACAGGTTGATGCACACGGAACGACTATGGAAGCGGCTGGATACTATGAAACGATTTCAAAAGGCACGTTCAAAACTGCTGTTCCTGCTTTTAATAAAATATTAACCGGATTCGGTATACGTAAAGAAGATCAACAACTAAGTGCTGCCGTGCACGATATCCTTACATCAATGCAACAGGATGGAAGCTATCAATCCGCGTTCAGAAAATGGAACATTGAAGGTGACCGGCTGCCACAGGGAAAATTATGA
- a CDS encoding GNAT family N-acetyltransferase, translating into MKIEGITVADCLILRQAVLWPASELAQCQVEGDEEASHYGIVLQDQIVSCLSVFFVDCETCQIRKFATLQQHQGKGYGTALMHAVLAKLSELSIQHVFLDARTSSTSFYRNVGFTAEGDAFMKNNIEYIRMNFDKDRL; encoded by the coding sequence ATGAAAATTGAAGGCATCACAGTTGCTGATTGCTTGATTTTACGTCAGGCAGTGCTCTGGCCTGCTTCTGAACTTGCTCAATGCCAGGTGGAAGGGGATGAAGAGGCATCGCATTATGGAATTGTCCTGCAGGACCAAATTGTCAGCTGTCTCTCAGTTTTTTTCGTCGATTGCGAGACCTGTCAGATAAGAAAGTTTGCCACTCTTCAACAGCATCAGGGTAAGGGCTATGGTACAGCATTGATGCATGCTGTTCTGGCTAAGCTGTCTGAGTTGTCAATTCAGCATGTGTTTCTTGATGCAAGAACCTCATCTACCTCATTTTATCGTAACGTTGGTTTTACTGCTGAGGGGGATGCGTTTATGAAAAATAACATCGAGTATATTCGCATGAATTTCGATAAGGATCGTTTATAA
- a CDS encoding GntR family transcriptional regulator, whose protein sequence is MGFLFSPEMLDHRLPKTMQVFTLMRDAIIAMRLPPGEVIQEKDIAMQLGLSRTPVREALLSLANQNLIIVRPNQGTLVSPIDIKLVLDGQFLRESLEPRLAKLAARFYRSEYDIEFDEIINRQRFAAANTNTSYFFSLDDEFHKLIAKCANMPEIWLTLHGGTGHLDRVRRMAFAVEQHYDAVIKEHEALYQAIRRGDESSAEELMIINLEVYDSLMILLDKHRHYFEKDDELLSHLASKSGLNRLLG, encoded by the coding sequence ATGGGTTTTCTGTTTTCACCTGAGATGCTGGATCACCGTTTACCGAAAACCATGCAGGTCTTCACTCTGATGCGGGATGCCATCATCGCCATGCGTCTCCCTCCTGGAGAAGTGATCCAGGAAAAGGATATTGCCATGCAGCTCGGACTCTCCAGAACACCGGTGCGTGAGGCACTGTTGTCTTTGGCTAATCAAAATCTGATCATTGTCCGGCCAAATCAGGGAACGCTCGTCAGCCCTATCGATATCAAACTGGTGCTGGATGGCCAATTTTTGCGTGAATCGCTGGAACCCCGACTGGCTAAACTGGCGGCGCGCTTTTATCGCTCCGAGTATGATATTGAGTTTGATGAAATTATTAACCGCCAGCGCTTTGCTGCTGCAAATACCAACACCAGTTACTTTTTTTCGCTGGATGATGAATTTCACAAGCTGATTGCGAAATGTGCCAACATGCCTGAAATCTGGTTAACACTGCATGGCGGGACTGGCCATCTCGATCGAGTTCGCAGGATGGCTTTCGCCGTTGAACAACACTACGATGCGGTGATTAAAGAACATGAAGCACTGTATCAGGCGATCCGCCGGGGAGATGAAAGTTCAGCGGAAGAATTGATGATAATTAATCTTGAGGTATATGACAGCCTTATGATTCTACTGGATAAACATCGTCATTATTTTGAAAAAGATGATGAACTATTATCCCATCTGGCATCAAAAAGTGGTTTGAATCGTTTATTGGGATAA
- a CDS encoding phosphotransferase, translating into MEEKLSSNANATNTLMDQQCDIDCDFAETVLREHYNIQGQVRKLRSERDQNFLVECTDGLKFTIKFAHPGEEWLVSNFQTELLHHINLRAPELPVQQVRADCHGRFDLRLNCLGQMRTVRVVSYIEGMLMAQSPATERQKYHLGKMAGRVTHALSDFSHPGQDHILLWDAQHASSLRDYMDVIIAPERRNMLAFCLENFEKKVKPLLPALRKSVVHNDMNGDNVLVNPANTDQIAAILDFGDAVCTAIAIDVAVGATYQLGTGDELLQGALAFLRGYVKEVPLLQNEINIMFDLFLIRMFVRIVITEWRARQFPENSDYILRNTATSWLQLEQLLALPVEETRSLVQSACKE; encoded by the coding sequence ATGGAAGAGAAGCTTTCATCCAACGCGAATGCAACTAACACACTGATGGATCAGCAATGTGATATTGACTGTGATTTTGCAGAAACAGTTCTGCGGGAGCATTACAACATTCAGGGTCAGGTCCGAAAACTACGCAGCGAAAGAGATCAAAATTTTTTGGTTGAGTGTACCGACGGACTTAAATTTACAATTAAGTTCGCTCATCCAGGCGAAGAGTGGCTGGTGAGCAATTTTCAGACTGAATTGTTACATCACATCAATCTGCGAGCGCCGGAACTACCAGTCCAGCAGGTCAGAGCGGACTGTCATGGCCGCTTCGATCTCCGCCTGAATTGTCTGGGACAGATGAGGACCGTCCGGGTTGTAAGCTATATCGAAGGTATGTTGATGGCACAGTCACCCGCGACTGAAAGGCAGAAATATCATCTTGGGAAAATGGCCGGACGCGTAACGCATGCGCTCAGTGATTTCAGCCATCCCGGCCAGGATCACATTCTGTTGTGGGATGCGCAACATGCCTCTTCATTGCGTGACTATATGGATGTGATTATCGCACCTGAGCGTCGAAATATGCTGGCGTTCTGCCTGGAAAATTTCGAGAAGAAGGTTAAGCCACTGCTGCCTGCTTTGCGTAAAAGCGTGGTTCATAACGACATGAATGGCGACAACGTGTTAGTTAATCCTGCGAATACTGATCAAATAGCCGCAATCCTTGATTTTGGTGATGCCGTTTGCACTGCCATAGCCATCGATGTAGCTGTTGGAGCAACGTATCAATTGGGTACGGGTGATGAACTTTTGCAGGGGGCACTGGCTTTTCTTCGCGGTTACGTAAAAGAAGTCCCGTTGCTTCAGAATGAAATAAACATCATGTTCGATCTTTTTCTTATTCGCATGTTTGTGCGGATTGTCATCACTGAATGGCGCGCCCGCCAGTTTCCAGAAAATAGCGATTATATCCTGAGAAATACTGCAACGAGCTGGTTGCAGCTGGAACAACTGCTGGCATTGCCTGTTGAGGAAACCCGTTCGCTAGTTCAATCAGCCTGTAAGGAATAA